The following coding sequences are from one Neurospora crassa OR74A linkage group I, whole genome shotgun sequence window:
- the yif1 gene encoding ER to Golgi transporter Yif1 → MQRSGYGQSPPLHHPVPQHVSTVPQLRSPPPPTSQPHSGYDGSPYQQQGRAPSGNMFGQYGNFINDPAAQLASQFGQTAFKQGQEYLEQNVNRFVSVSALKHYFNVTNSYVINKLYLVLFPWRHKPWSRKQTVGPGGQEGWYLPPRDDINSPDMYIPVMSLVTYIFLQTLIAGLRGQFQPELFGYIATTALVVVIVEILGLKLGCYLLSISNESQLLDLVAYSGYKFVGVIVTISIAEIVNGGKGTGGVIGWTVFGYTFFANALFLMRSLKYVLLPENNNNAQGPMQTMPTEGRAKRSQRLQFLFFYAYIVQLFFMWILSRP, encoded by the exons ATGCAGCGATCCGGCTACGGGCAATCGCCCCCTTTACACCACCCTGTCCCGCAACACGTCTCAACCGTTCCTCAGCTACGatcgccaccgccgcccacGTCGCAACCTCACTCCGGCTATGATGGAAGCCCTTACCAACAGCAAGGGCGGGCACCGTCAGGAAACATGTTTGGCCAGTACGGCAACTTTATAAACGACCCGGCAGCGCAGCTGGCCTCGCAGTTCGGACAGACAGCGTTCAAGCAGGGACAGGAATACCTCGAGCAGAAT GTCAACCGCTTCGTCAGTGTCTCGGCGCTCAAGCATTACTTCAACGTCACCAACTCCTACGTAATAAACAAGCTCTATCTTGTCCTGTTTCCCTGGAGGCATAAGCCCTGGTCCCGCAAGCAGACAGTAGGCCCAGGCGGCCAGGAAGGGTGGTACCTGCCTCCCAGGGACGACATCAACAGCCCCGACATGTACATTCCGGTCATGTCACTGGTCACTTACATCTTTCTCCAGACTCTCATCGCGGGTCTACGTGGCCAGTTCCAGCCGGAACTGTTCGGATACATTGCGACAACCGCACTAGTGGTGGTCATCGTTGAAATCCTGGGTCTGAAGCTTGGATGCTACCTGTTGAGCATCTCCAACGAGTCGCAGCTCCTGGACCTCGTTGCTTACTCTGGGTACAAGTTTGTTGGTGTTATTGTCACCATCTCTATTGCCGAGATTGTGAATGGCGGCAAGGGAACTGGTGGTGTGATCGGCTGGACTGTCTTTGGTTACACTTTCTTTGCGAACGCTCTCTTCTTG ATGCGCTCCCTGAAATACGTTCTTCTTCccgagaacaacaacaacgcccAGGGTCCTATGCAAACCATGCCCACCGAAGGTCGGGCAAAGAGATCGCAGAGGCTAcagttcctcttcttctacgCCTACATCGTGCAGCTCTTTTTCATGTGGATTCTGAGCCGGCCATGA
- a CDS encoding integral membrane protein, translating into MPKPAAPAKKDDNEPSPIIKATLQAAVIAGISNILAQAISAYKDGTPLVIDWVPVFQFFLFGVISTPPNFLWQELLETTFPSHHVSPTREAIASASASDEKALDREASLGTLVEPRLNKGNTFIKWLLDQTVGAAVNTLLFSMFMRGTQAAMQHRATSTFGASPDQSLWFLIDSFKRGNAIQYHGVNWNWVWEESKREFWGLMVASWKFWPFVSIVNFAVLKTVAARSLAGNLAGIAWGVYMSLFAAQ; encoded by the exons ATGCCCAAGCCAGCAGCTCCCGCAAAGAAAGATGATAACGAGCCATCGCCTATCATCAAAGCCACGCTACAAGCGGCAGTCATTGCGGGAATATCAAACATTCTCGCCCAGGCCATCAGTGCCTACAAAGACGGT ACACCTCTGGTGATTGACTGGGTGCCAGTGTTCcagttcttcctctttggtGTGATCTCTACGCCTCCCAATTTTTTGTG GCAAGAACTCCTTGAAACCACCTTCCCATCCCACCACGTCTCCCCCACGCGCGAAGCCatcgcctccgcctccgcctccgacGAAAAGGCTCTCGACCGCGAAGCCTCTCTCGGCACGCTCGTCGAACCGCGTCTCAACAAAGGCAACACCTTCATTAAATGGCTGCTCGACCAAACCGTGGGGGCAGCCGTCAACACGTTGCTTTTCAGCATGTTCATGCGCGGCACGCAAGCCGCGATGCAGCACCGGGCCACCTCTACGTTCGGCGCCTCACCCGATCAAAGTCTGTGGTTTTTGATCGACAGCTTCAAAAGGGGAAACGCGATCCAGTATCATGGCGTTAATTGGAACTGGGTTTGGGAGGAGTCGAAGCGCGAGTTTTGGGGGCTGATGGTGGCGAGCTGGAAGTTTTGGCCGTTTGTGAGTATTGTCAACTTTGCAGTCTTGAAGAcggtggcggcgaggagTCTGGCGGGCAATTTGGCCGGGATTGCCTGGGGAGTTTATATGAGTTTGTTTGCTGCGCAgtag